Proteins encoded in a region of the Terriglobia bacterium genome:
- a CDS encoding sulfatase-like hydrolase/transferase, with translation MTSFPSRVFFLAACLMLVGSAAQAARNVVVVTIDTLRADHLACYGYDRIKTPAIDQLARTGIRFANAFTPVPITLPAHTALMTGQYPMATGIHDFSGNKLNSGTATLARVLKANGYSTAAFLGSAALDSRFGLDQGFDTYYDHFNLGRSREIHLDQIERRGDQVVDLALKWLESHPQKPFFIWVHLYDPHAPYDPPEPYARVYRNHPYDGEIAFADAQVGRLFDYLKRQHLYENSLVVLASDHGESLGEHGEKTHGFFVYNATLHVALIVRIPGESPRVVQQGVSLVDVMPTVLQALDLPLPASVQGQSLLGVMAGRPSGKVSGQYAENYAPLIHFGWNRLMTLEWRGMKYIETTRPELYDLKTDPHELHNLFNTHQALAHEMNDRLQDLIRRYTPRSKTSTAAGQSTDPALLASLRSLGYAAVSVANLPQADTRNLPDPKDRVQAYNLVSEALVDKQQGQYEESLRKLMQAEMTAPETLTIRFLAAQDELELKDYVHAVEGFQYVLHRNASDGAAAYYLGVAQLGSGNVDGAEGSFKRALEIDPRNFSAAYNLGVAYSRQKRADDAIGAFRRAVEILPDYAEAHEALGELYLYLQRPNDAARELERAVAADPRMAKAHYELARAYQALGLEAKAQREFARAKAP, from the coding sequence ATGACTTCTTTTCCATCCAGAGTATTCTTCCTGGCAGCTTGCCTGATGCTGGTGGGAAGCGCAGCACAGGCCGCTCGCAATGTGGTCGTTGTCACCATTGACACTCTTCGGGCCGATCATCTGGCCTGTTACGGATACGATCGGATCAAGACCCCCGCCATCGACCAGCTTGCAAGGACTGGCATCCGCTTCGCGAACGCCTTCACGCCCGTGCCCATCACTCTGCCTGCGCACACGGCATTGATGACCGGCCAGTATCCGATGGCGACGGGAATTCACGATTTCAGCGGCAACAAGCTGAACTCCGGCACGGCGACTCTCGCTCGAGTTCTGAAGGCGAATGGATACTCCACCGCAGCATTTCTCGGTTCGGCGGCCCTCGACTCGCGCTTTGGCCTGGACCAGGGGTTTGACACCTATTACGACCATTTCAATCTGGGACGATCGAGAGAGATCCACCTGGACCAGATCGAGCGTCGCGGCGACCAGGTTGTGGACCTGGCGTTGAAGTGGCTCGAGTCCCACCCGCAGAAGCCCTTTTTCATCTGGGTACACCTCTACGATCCCCATGCTCCATACGATCCTCCGGAACCTTATGCCCGCGTGTACCGCAACCATCCTTATGACGGGGAAATCGCCTTCGCTGATGCACAGGTCGGCCGATTGTTCGATTACCTGAAACGACAACACCTCTACGAGAATTCACTCGTCGTTCTGGCCAGCGACCACGGCGAGAGCCTGGGCGAGCACGGTGAAAAAACACACGGCTTCTTTGTTTACAACGCAACACTCCATGTCGCTCTGATTGTCCGAATCCCCGGCGAGTCTCCGCGCGTGGTGCAGCAGGGAGTTTCGCTTGTGGACGTGATGCCGACCGTGCTTCAGGCCCTCGATCTTCCGCTGCCCGCCAGCGTACAGGGGCAAAGTCTCCTGGGCGTGATGGCAGGCCGTCCGTCGGGAAAGGTGTCAGGCCAATACGCTGAGAATTACGCCCCGCTCATCCACTTCGGCTGGAACCGCCTGATGACTCTCGAATGGCGCGGAATGAAGTACATTGAGACGACACGACCTGAACTCTACGACCTGAAGACGGACCCTCACGAGCTTCACAATCTGTTCAACACTCATCAAGCCCTCGCGCACGAGATGAACGATCGGCTGCAGGATTTAATCCGCCGATACACACCCAGATCGAAAACTTCCACGGCTGCCGGACAATCAACCGATCCCGCGCTTCTCGCCAGCCTTCGCTCTCTCGGTTACGCCGCGGTTTCAGTGGCGAACCTCCCCCAGGCCGACACCAGGAACCTCCCTGATCCCAAGGACCGGGTCCAGGCTTACAATCTTGTCTCCGAGGCGCTGGTTGATAAGCAGCAGGGCCAATATGAGGAATCGTTGCGCAAGCTGATGCAGGCTGAGATGACGGCGCCTGAAACATTGACGATTCGCTTCCTTGCCGCACAGGACGAGCTTGAGCTCAAGGATTACGTCCATGCGGTGGAAGGCTTCCAATACGTTTTGCATCGCAATGCGAGCGATGGCGCGGCAGCGTACTACCTGGGAGTTGCGCAACTCGGCTCCGGCAATGTCGATGGCGCCGAGGGATCGTTCAAGCGCGCGCTCGAGATCGACCCGCGCAACTTTTCAGCAGCCTATAATCTCGGCGTTGCTTACAGCCGACAGAAGCGTGCCGACGATGCCATCGGAGCATTCCGCCGGGCGGTTGAAATTCTGCCCGACTATGCGGAGGCG